The following are encoded in a window of Algiphilus aromaticivorans DG1253 genomic DNA:
- a CDS encoding phage adaptor protein, producing MTTFKDMLPLVRPFATRCPDAHMVNALRVAAQRFCYRSRFLRETLTVALTESQPNYTLASTETGQEVFGVHAVTYKDRHLSPMSREELVGFEEGQRDAPRFYYYEPPGTLIVDPAPYEDNATDFKVTVYLQPATDATQVPEALARTWDDALADGALAWLLIQPDKAWTDPQRGQYHQQRFDSETHRAKTKADMSHRQHGFRVLSHP from the coding sequence ATGACGACGTTCAAGGACATGCTGCCGCTGGTGCGGCCATTCGCCACCCGCTGCCCGGATGCGCACATGGTGAACGCCCTGCGCGTTGCGGCGCAGCGCTTCTGCTACCGCTCGCGCTTCCTGCGCGAGACGCTGACGGTGGCGCTGACCGAGTCGCAGCCGAACTACACGCTCGCGTCCACCGAGACGGGGCAGGAAGTCTTCGGCGTGCATGCGGTGACCTACAAGGACCGGCACCTATCTCCGATGTCGCGCGAGGAGCTGGTCGGCTTCGAGGAAGGGCAGCGCGACGCGCCGCGCTTCTACTACTACGAACCGCCCGGCACGCTCATTGTCGACCCGGCGCCCTACGAGGACAACGCCACCGACTTCAAGGTGACGGTCTACCTGCAGCCGGCGACGGATGCCACGCAGGTACCCGAGGCGCTGGCCCGAACGTGGGATGACGCCCTGGCCGATGGTGCGCTCGCCTGGCTCCTGATCCAGCCGGACAAGGCGTGGACCGATCCGCAGCGCGGCCAGTACCACCAGCAGCGCTTCGATTCGGAGACCCACCGGGCCAAGACGAAGGCGGATATGTCGCACCGCCAGCACGGCTTCCGCGTCCTGTCGCACCCGTGA
- a CDS encoding phage adaptor protein encodes MALTVGDVLDRVSKKLLDDGEGRWDHDELRDDLNAGAMAVANHKPDATATSVMHTLDDTTSRQTIPADGIIPLNVVRNGESGDQTGRAVTLIDAEDLTAMDPAWHVATGDDVEHWVYDKRDTKAFYVYPRATGAVQLVYSAQPTRVTADSEDLPLPDTYESVLYHFVLAHAYAKNTKRGDTGKFDRNIAIFERLLGVKTQGQGAYAPMPTERTESQTGAV; translated from the coding sequence ATGGCGCTCACCGTCGGCGACGTTCTGGATCGGGTCAGCAAGAAGCTGCTCGACGATGGCGAGGGTCGCTGGGATCACGACGAGCTGCGCGACGATCTGAACGCGGGCGCAATGGCCGTGGCGAACCACAAGCCGGACGCCACGGCCACCAGCGTAATGCACACCCTCGACGACACTACGTCGCGCCAGACGATCCCGGCTGACGGGATCATCCCGCTCAACGTCGTGCGCAACGGCGAGTCGGGCGACCAGACGGGCCGCGCGGTGACGCTGATCGACGCCGAGGATCTGACGGCGATGGACCCGGCCTGGCATGTCGCCACCGGCGACGACGTCGAACACTGGGTCTACGACAAGCGGGACACCAAGGCCTTCTACGTCTACCCGCGCGCCACCGGCGCGGTGCAGCTGGTCTATTCCGCGCAGCCGACGCGGGTGACCGCGGATTCGGAGGATCTACCGCTTCCGGACACCTACGAATCCGTGCTCTATCACTTCGTTCTGGCGCACGCCTATGCGAAGAACACGAAGCGCGGTGACACCGGCAAGTTCGACCGGAACATCGCCATCTTCGAGCGCCTGTTGGGCGTCAAGACGCAGGGGCAGGGCGCCTATGCGCCCATGCCGACCGAGCGCACTGAGTCGCAGACGGGGGCGGTATGA